In Arachis stenosperma cultivar V10309 chromosome 1, arast.V10309.gnm1.PFL2, whole genome shotgun sequence, one DNA window encodes the following:
- the LOC130935549 gene encoding protein MAIN-LIKE 2-like, with amino-acid sequence MPLHDRIILYLEKAGLYHLARLNTRWFWLDEPLVSALIERWRPEMHTFHMPFGECIIALQDVAYQLRFPVDGLLVSGCLTDFEKLTEDGRPAWEWFQELFGELPPPNKVKQFTLFGDKSGNRVHIWWLPFVVRLDDMGSYSWASHLYRNRFICPHQWKYPGTNDMVIKLSMVAGNRRRQASVRSVVPSNLLSTLRLSKCDANQPRAAIPKLFASPMKL; translated from the exons ATGCCTCTGCATGACAGGATCATACTGTATCTGGAGAAGGCAGGTCTGTACCACCTGGCGAGGCTCAACACGAGGTGGTTCTGGTTGGATGAACCCCTCGTCAGCGCATTAATTGAGAGGTGGCGTCCTGAGATGCACACCTTTCATATGCCATTTGGGGAGTGCATCATCGCGCTGCAGGATGTTGCATACCAGCTGCGGTTTCCCGTGGATGGTTTACTTGTATCCGGTTGCCTGACAGATTTTGAGAAGCTGACGGAGGATGGCCGACCCGCTTGGGAGTGGTTTCAAGAACTCTTTGGCGAGCTTCCCCCACCGAATAAGGTGAAGCAGTTTACG TTGTTCGGTGATAAGAGTGGAAATCGGGTTCATATTTGGTGGTTGCCCTTTGTGGTGAGACTTGATGACATGGGCAGTTACAGTTGGGCTTCG CACCTTTATCGTAACCGCTTCATCTGCCCTCACCAATGGAAATATCCTGGCACAAATGACATGGTGATCAAGTTGTCGATGGTCGCTGGAAATCGACGTCGCCAAGCAAGTGTGAGGTCTGTTGTACCTTCTAACCTCCTAAGTACCCTTAGGCTGTCGAAGTGTGATGCGAATCAACCACGTGCAGCCATTCCCAAACTCTTTGCATCCCCTATGAAACTTTAG
- the LOC130937943 gene encoding homeobox-leucine zipper protein HAT5-like, with amino-acid sequence MAGGRLFSSAFSNTNNSNTLLLHQNQASQPLPPPSLFLSSSLPFLGSRSMVSFKDVPGGKGCKNGSFFRTYDPAEEDGEESMEEYLTQPAEKKRRLSAEQVEFLEKSFKEENKLEPERKTKLAKELGLQPRQVAIWFQNRRARWKTKQLEKDYDSLQATFDTLKANYDNLLKEKDRLKAEVARLTEKVVAREKEGEDKSERKGMQEATAAVVSSEGEGSKISVKSDMLDSDDNINSPYYHTTSGMFEADQSDLSQDEEENLINRSLLHPYLIFPKLEHVEYSDPPETSCNFGFAHEDHAIWSWSY; translated from the exons ATGGCGGGTGGGAGGCTCTTCAGCTCTGCCTTCTCCAACACCAACAACAGTAacactcttcttcttcatcagaACCAAGCTTCCCAGCCTCTTCCTCCTCCGTCTCTCTTCCTATCTTCATCACTTCCTTTTCTCG GTTCTCGATCCATGGTGAGCTTCAAAGATGTTCCAGGAGGGAAGGGGTGTAAAAACGGGTCGTTCTTCCGGACATACGACCCGGCGGAGGAGGACGGGGAGGAGAGCATGGAGGAGTACTTGACGCAGCCGGCGGAGAAGAAGCGGCGGCTATCGGCGGAGCAAGTTGAGTTCCTGGAGAAGAGCTTCAAGGAAGAGAACAAGCTGGAGCCAGAGAGGAAGACGAAGCTGGCGAAGGAACTTGGGCTGCAGCCGCGGCAGGTGGCGATATGGTTCCAGAACCGCCGCGCACGGTGGAAGACGAAGCAGCTGGAGAAGGATTATGATTCCCTTCAGGCTACCTTTGACACCCTTAAGGCCAACTACGATAACCTCCTCAAGGAGAAAGATCGCTTGAAAGCAGAG GTAGCAAGGCTGACGGAGAAGGTGGTTGCAAGGGAGAAAGAAGGCGAAGACAAGAGTGAAAGAAAGGGAATGCAGGAGGCAACCGCAGCAGTAGTTTCATCAGAAGGCGAAGGGTCCAAGATATCAGTGAAGAGTGATATGCTGGATTCGGATGACAATATAAATAGCCCCTACTACCACACAACCTCTGGAATGTTCGAGGCCGATCAATCGGATCTGTCACAGGACGAGGAAGAGAATCTCATAAATCGGAGCCTCTTGCATCCATACCTCATCTTCCCTAAACTTGAGCATGTTGAATACTCCGACCCGCCTGAGACTTCATGTAACTTTGGATTCGCTCATGAAGATCATGCTATTTGGTCCTGGTCTTATTGA
- the LOC130935556 gene encoding uncharacterized protein LOC130935556 → MATRGRDHGRERDGASNTEPENNPANFMTVLENMAAAMQATVAALGNQAGNRNGSDGEKGPMTLATFLKVNPPIFREMTDPIEVDSWFQVMERALHAQQVPENQRVEFVTYQLMGEAQHWWQGLNVCSRIYKHEELCRFSKICQGAPGDFEEWKCIKYEGGLRSDILSSLGPMEIRVFSDLVNKSRVAEECLKNAAIERNDGREFHRKEHNQNFAPRGQEFKRKGKQLAAASDDSSCQKCRSYHPNRPCRFGSGLCYKCNRLGHMS, encoded by the exons ATGGCGACTCGTGGACGCGATCACGGTCGAGAGAGAGATGGGGCTAGTAATACGGAACCTGAGAATAATCCTGCGAACTTTATGACTGTCCtagagaacatggctgctgctatgcaggcTACAGTTGCGGCATTAGGGAATCAGGCCGGTAATAGGAATGGCAGTGATGGAGAGAAGGGGCCAATGACCTTAGCAACCTTCCTGAAGGTAAACCCGCCAATCTTTAGAGAAATGACAGACCCCATAGAGGTAGATAGCTGGTTTCAGGTGATGGAACGGGCTTTACACGCACAACAAGTCCCTGAAAATCAACGTGTTGAATTTGTAACTTATCAGTTAATGGGTGAAGCCcagcattggtggcaag GGTTAAATGTCTGTAGCCGAATATACAAACATGAGGAATTATGTCGATTTTCCAAGATTTGTCAGGGTGCTCCGGGAGActttgaggaatggaagtgCATCAAATATGAAGGAGGACTACGGAGTGACATATTGAGTTCattgggaccaatggagatcagaGTTTTCTCAGACCTGGTAAACAAGAGTAGGGTTGCGGAAGAATGTTTAAAGAATGCTGCTATAGAAAGAAATGATGGTCGGGAATTTCACCGAAAGGAACATAATCAGAACTTCGCACCAAGAGGCCAAGAATTCaagagaaaaggaaaacagTTAGCGGCTGCTTCAGATGATTCAAGTTGTCAAAAATGCAGAAGCTATCACCCGAATAGGCCGTGTCGTTTTGGTTCGGGATTATGCTATAAGTGCAATCGTCTTGGGCATATGTCCTAA
- the LOC130960472 gene encoding uncharacterized protein LOC130960472: MSSAIGIGIGIGLRSSLSNHGSLSLINRKGSSLNYLARRRRQPHGIVASSDVASPSPSLWDDWKPLKSASTPSLSDILWPSAGAFAAMALLGKMDQLLAPKGFSMTIAPLGAVSAVLFATPSAPAARKYNMFMAQIGCAAIGVLAFTIFGPGWLARSAALSACIAYMIFTGTVHPPAASLPLLFIDAVKLHHLNFWYALFPGAAGCILLSLIQEVVVYLKQNVKF, encoded by the exons AATTGGAATTGGACTCAGGTCTTCACTCTCAAATCATGGTTCCTTGTCATTGATTAACCGAAAGGGATCGAGTCTGAACTATTTGGCAAGAAGGAGGAGGCAACCGCATGGGATTGTGGCATCAAGCGACGTGGCTTCGCCTTCCCCCTCCCTATGGGATGACTGGAAACCCCTCAAATCTGCCTCAACTCCTTCCCTAAGCGACATTCTTTGGCCTTCTGCAG GGGCATTTGCGGCAATGGCACTGCTGGGAAAGATGGATCAGCTATTGGCACCAAAGGGCTTCTCAATGACGATTGCGCCTTTAGGTGCAGTTTCTGCTGTCCTCTTCGCCACACCCTCTGCACCTGCTGCCAGG AAGTACAACATGTTCATGGCTCAAATAGGTTGTGCAGCCATTGGTGTTCTCGCATTCACCATATTCGGACCCGGATGGCTCGCTAGGAGTGCTGCTCTCTCTGCCTGCATTGCCTACATGATCTTCACCGGCACCGTTCATCCACCAG CCGCAAGCTTGCCGTTGCTTTTCATCGACGCCGTTAAATTGCATCACTTGAATTTCTGGTATGCTTTGTTTCCTGGTGCTGCTGGATGCATTCTTCTAAGTTTGATT CAAGAGGTAGTTGTATACTTGAAGCAAAATGTCAAATTCTGA